The following proteins are encoded in a genomic region of Cronobacter universalis NCTC 9529:
- the ycgZ gene encoding regulatory protein YcgZ, translating to MRQNGYIPDTANAIARYFDKAALPTQQETLGQIVVEILRDGRLLNKKSICTKLLSRLEMASSVEEESHYQTLIGLLFDR from the coding sequence ATGCGTCAGAACGGTTACATCCCGGATACAGCTAATGCCATTGCCCGATACTTTGATAAAGCAGCTCTGCCGACCCAGCAAGAAACATTAGGGCAAATCGTCGTAGAGATCCTGCGCGATGGTCGTCTCCTGAACAAAAAAAGTATTTGCACCAAATTGCTTAGTCGTCTTGAAATGGCTTCCAGCGTTGAAGAAGAAAGTCACTATCAAACGCTGATCGGTCTCCTTTTCGATCGCTAA